One Carassius auratus strain Wakin chromosome 16, ASM336829v1, whole genome shotgun sequence genomic window carries:
- the LOC113116418 gene encoding uncharacterized protein LOC113116418 codes for MLSYLFVLVHISSSLHSWQVRTHLSLSCFDSPPTSSVLVTWKMTAAREDRWSYLLSANCIDGQTDGRSSRVFGGRKFGISADASLTFRAAAAVQGRYSCVIEQRIVLLGLIKCMCLISLGILLSFSFAVSVTPTPPVTVDSTVRLAAQVSGERGCLPRVNSYTLKSPMAREVCSASCLASAVKTTVSVPAESVSMVSQGLWQPSLVHWSL; via the exons atgcttTCATACTTATTTGTTCTGGTTCATATTTCCTCATCTCTCCACTCATGGCAG GTGAGGACACATCTGTCACTGTCCTGCTTTGATTCACCACCCACATCTTCTGTACTGGTTACCTGGAAGATGACGGCAGCCAGGGAGGATCGCTGGTCCTATTTGTTATCAGCCAACTGCATCGATGGACAAACAGATGGACGCAGCAGCAGAGTGTTCGGAGGCAGAAAGTTTGGGATCTCCGCAGATGCCTCTCTGACCTTCAGGGCGGCAGCAGCTGTGCAAGGACGCTACTCCTGTGTGATAGAGCAGAGGATTGTTCTTCTCGGCCTGATTAAATGTATGTGTCTGATTTCTCTAGGTAttcttctctccttctcttttgCAGTATCTGTCACTCCCACGCCCCCCGTCACAGTGGACAGTACTGTGAGACTGGCAGCTCAGGTGTCTGGGGAACGTGGGTGTCTCCCTCGGGTGAACAGCTACACACTGAAATCTCCCATGGCACGGGAAGTCTGCTCAGCAAGCTGCCTCGCGTCAGCAGTAAAGACAACGGTGTCTGTACCTGCAGAATCTGTGTCCATG